Proteins from a single region of Pseudopedobacter saltans DSM 12145:
- the mtaB gene encoding tRNA (N(6)-L-threonylcarbamoyladenosine(37)-C(2))-methylthiotransferase MtaB produces the protein MDKSVAFYTLGCKLNYSETSTIGRQFQNAGFKMVEFTDKADVYVINTCSVTENADKKCRKVVKEALKHSPNAYIAIVGCYAQLKPTEISEIEGVDVVLGAAEKFQLLEHIQDLTKKPKAEIFNKPIKETNEFVASYSFGDRTRTFLKVQDGCDYSCTFCTIPLARGESRSDTIDSIVAQAKEIAKSGVKEIVLTGVNIGDFGIRNGKREDKFFDLVKALDEVEGIDRIRISSIEPNLLSTEIIEFVSKSKRFVPHFHIPLQSGSNKILGLMRRRYRRELYVDRVREIKRVMPDCCIGVDVIVGFPGETREDFIDTYNFLNDLDISYLHVFTYSERENTPAAEMEGSVPGSQRADRSKMLHILSDKKRRAFYETQIGKVGEILFEGDLKEGFMHGFSKNYVKVKIQYDPLLVNEIKSVKFGNVLPDGEMHGEEIAEILTH, from the coding sequence ATGGATAAAAGTGTTGCTTTTTACACCCTGGGATGTAAGTTAAACTATTCGGAAACATCCACAATAGGCAGGCAGTTTCAGAATGCGGGCTTTAAAATGGTAGAGTTTACCGATAAAGCAGATGTTTATGTAATTAATACATGTTCCGTTACGGAAAATGCAGATAAAAAATGCCGAAAGGTTGTAAAAGAAGCTTTAAAACACTCTCCAAATGCGTACATCGCTATTGTCGGCTGCTATGCGCAATTGAAACCAACAGAAATTTCAGAAATAGAAGGAGTCGATGTGGTTTTAGGAGCTGCAGAGAAATTTCAGTTGTTAGAACATATTCAGGATCTTACTAAAAAACCAAAAGCAGAAATTTTCAATAAACCTATAAAAGAAACAAATGAATTTGTGGCTTCTTATTCTTTCGGAGACCGAACCAGAACATTTCTGAAAGTTCAGGATGGTTGTGATTATTCCTGTACTTTTTGTACGATACCATTAGCCAGAGGAGAAAGCAGAAGTGATACTATAGATAGCATAGTAGCACAGGCAAAAGAAATTGCCAAATCGGGAGTTAAAGAAATTGTGCTAACGGGTGTAAATATTGGCGATTTTGGTATCAGAAATGGAAAACGCGAAGACAAGTTTTTTGACTTGGTAAAAGCTTTGGATGAAGTAGAAGGAATAGACAGAATCAGAATTTCTTCTATAGAACCGAATCTTTTAAGTACTGAAATCATAGAATTTGTATCCAAATCAAAACGTTTTGTACCTCATTTCCATATACCTTTACAATCTGGTTCTAATAAGATTTTAGGATTGATGAGGAGGAGATATAGAAGAGAATTGTATGTAGATAGAGTGCGGGAAATAAAAAGGGTTATGCCGGATTGTTGTATCGGAGTTGATGTAATAGTTGGTTTTCCGGGAGAGACAAGAGAAGATTTTATAGATACCTACAACTTTTTAAACGATTTGGATATTTCTTATTTACACGTATTTACCTATTCTGAAAGGGAAAATACTCCAGCCGCTGAGATGGAAGGCAGTGTACCGGGATCCCAAAGAGCAGATAGAAGTAAGATGCTGCATATATTGTCTGATAAGAAAAGACGAGCTTTTTATGAAACGCAAATAGGTAAAGTAGGTGAGATTTTATTCGAGGGAGATTTAAAAGAAGGGTTTATGCATGGTTTTAGTAAAAACTATGTAAAAGTAAAAATTCAATACGATCCACTTTTAGTTAACGAAATCAAATCTGTTAAATTCGGGAATGTGTTACCAGACGGAGAAATGCATGGAGAAGAAATTGCAGAAATTCTAACACATTAA
- a CDS encoding GtrA family protein: MEFKSVNTAREKEELSVWQNLLQNKVIRFFLSAGVAAVIDSIAYYIIINFVISHSSVHIGDRIIKAHEFSFLISYSLGVLVNFSMTKFIVFTDSTLKNRQQFSRFVLVACLGFFANYGLLKLFVEIFDFWPTFARVSALLCLGVASYYVHRLFTFRNEDDD, from the coding sequence TTGGAATTTAAATCAGTAAATACAGCCAGAGAAAAAGAAGAATTATCCGTTTGGCAGAATTTATTACAAAATAAGGTTATCCGATTTTTCCTGTCAGCCGGAGTTGCTGCGGTTATTGATTCAATAGCTTATTATATCATTATCAATTTTGTTATAAGCCATTCCAGTGTCCATATAGGTGACAGAATCATTAAAGCACATGAATTTTCCTTTTTGATATCTTATTCATTAGGTGTCCTTGTTAATTTCAGTATGACAAAATTCATAGTCTTTACAGATTCGACTTTAAAGAACAGACAACAATTTAGCCGATTTGTTTTAGTGGCTTGTTTAGGCTTTTTTGCAAATTACGGTTTGCTTAAATTATTTGTGGAGATATTCGATTTCTGGCCAACTTTTGCAAGAGTTTCCGCTTTACTATGTTTGGGAGTAGCCAGTTATTACGTACATAGATTATTCACTTTTAGAAATGAAGACGATGATTAA
- a CDS encoding inositol monophosphatase family protein, translated as MINYQDICEEVIEIAKSAGSFIRQEREAFSANKIEFKGKNDLVSYVDKAAESQIIEALKPLIAEAGFIAEENKEIHISDTYNWIVDPLDGTTNFIHGIPAYAVSIALKHLNEIVVGVVYEIGKDECFYGWKDSSAYLNGKIIHVSDNKKVADTLLATGFPYYDFTRKDTYMALFEDLIQNCHGLRRIGAASVDLVYTACGRFDGYFEYNLKPWDIAAGMFIVERAGGEVFDFKGGKDMLEDCDIIATNGYISKELLETVKKYFAKHYTI; from the coding sequence ATGATTAACTATCAGGATATTTGCGAAGAAGTTATTGAAATAGCAAAAAGTGCAGGCTCATTTATCAGACAGGAACGAGAAGCTTTTTCTGCAAATAAAATTGAGTTTAAAGGTAAGAATGACTTGGTCTCTTACGTAGATAAAGCAGCAGAGAGCCAGATTATAGAAGCTCTTAAGCCCTTAATAGCAGAAGCTGGATTTATTGCGGAAGAAAATAAGGAGATCCATATTTCCGATACATATAATTGGATTGTTGATCCATTAGACGGAACTACAAATTTCATTCATGGAATTCCTGCCTATGCAGTAAGTATTGCGCTAAAGCATTTGAATGAAATTGTTGTTGGTGTAGTTTATGAAATAGGCAAAGACGAATGTTTTTATGGATGGAAAGATAGTTCCGCTTATCTTAATGGTAAGATTATCCATGTATCAGATAATAAAAAAGTAGCTGATACGCTTTTAGCAACAGGGTTCCCGTATTATGATTTCACCAGAAAAGATACTTATATGGCACTTTTCGAAGATCTTATACAAAACTGTCACGGATTAAGAAGGATAGGCGCAGCATCTGTAGATTTAGTTTACACGGCTTGTGGCAGGTTTGATGGATATTTCGAATATAATCTTAAACCTTGGGATATTGCAGCAGGAATGTTTATAGTAGAGAGGGCAGGGGGCGAAGTTTTTGATTTCAAGGGAGGAAAGGATATGCTAGAGGATTGCGATATCATAGCTACTAATGGCTATATTTCTAAAGAATTGCTGGAAACGGTTAAGAAATATTTTGCCAAACATTACACTATTTAA
- a CDS encoding PIN domain-containing protein, which translates to MKIFVDANVLIAVLNKQYPLFPYAARVLSLSDKNGFQVYTSPICLAIAFYFSEKRSGTQLAKNKIGILSEKLKITTTDQNIVKLTSENPAIHDFEDGLEYYSAIQSDCKVIITEDLNDFYFSEIPVYNCNTFISNLNA; encoded by the coding sequence ATGAAAATTTTTGTCGATGCAAATGTATTAATAGCTGTTTTAAATAAGCAATATCCTTTATTTCCCTACGCAGCCCGGGTGTTAAGCTTATCAGATAAAAATGGCTTTCAGGTTTATACATCTCCAATTTGTTTAGCTATTGCTTTTTATTTTTCGGAAAAAAGAAGTGGAACACAGCTGGCAAAAAATAAGATAGGTATCTTGTCTGAAAAACTAAAAATTACAACTACCGACCAAAACATAGTTAAACTTACCAGCGAAAATCCAGCTATACACGACTTTGAAGATGGACTGGAATATTATTCTGCGATACAATCTGATTGCAAAGTAATCATTACAGAAGATCTGAATGACTTTTATTTTTCAGAAATCCCAGTATATAATTGTAATACTTTTATTTCTAATCTAAATGCTTAA
- a CDS encoding DUF6364 family protein, producing MDAKITLSFDEQVIKQAKEFAQKNNISLSRLTEMIFRQITSKNYQTMDELPISDWVNMVAENRAEYTRTPSRKQIKSEFFDSKK from the coding sequence ATGGATGCTAAAATTACCTTATCGTTTGATGAGCAAGTGATTAAACAAGCGAAAGAATTTGCTCAAAAAAACAACATCAGCTTATCTCGCCTTACGGAAATGATTTTTAGGCAGATAACTTCTAAAAACTACCAAACGATGGATGAGTTACCTATTTCCGACTGGGTGAATATGGTCGCCGAGAACCGAGCCGAATACACCAGAACACCATCAAGAAAACAAATAAAATCAGAGTTTTTCGATTCCAAAAAATGA